The Microbacter sp. GSS18 genome has a segment encoding these proteins:
- a CDS encoding DUF4062 domain-containing protein: MGTRAAIRTPDQRIRVFVSSTLRELEPERRAARAAIESLRLAPVMFELGARPHPPRDLYRSYLAQSDVFLGIYGESYGWVAPDEQVSGLEDEYLLSGDLPSLIYIKDPAPQRDERLTGLLGRIQDDDRVSFLQYSTPEQLGEYIRRDLATMLAERFVAVEDRSTLADEAPATPTISASDLPVRYSPIIGRDADLAAVRGMLADPSARLITIQGPGGIGKSRFAIEIAHEEAGAGRDVAFAGLEAVTSPQNVIAALARALGVRDAANQGSLEDKLADAVGGREVLLVVDNMEQVLDAASTLVRLLAEAPSLRLLVTSRSPLRVRAERVYELGALAMPRRDADADEATRTPAVALFAERAAAVRPGFAVTDDNVGAVTAVCRALDGVPLAIELAAARTRSLSTRDLLRRLDSSLSLLVSGPRDLPERQRALRTTIQWSVDLLDDEAHAALLALSVFRGPFSLESAERLLDLLETPDPLGAIEALVDSSLLSRADRGATPRFRMLAVVRAYAAELLSPPDAAAAHAAWIEVYEELATRAEKGLRGEDQIAWLAGLEAEASNLAGVMRAQLDDRRLDEAASHAWLLYLFLWIGGYLGIERDWMAELLDIAERDGVPIEDRTRAIALYHVNAVQFWQDPDYDARPGMTESRDLFARAGDEAGAALAGVSVGLALLARRDPALFPSAIAELEGSLARYRSIDHTWGMAMALVTLGRIALLAGDVATARTRCEESLALARSAGERVGIVIAQNHVGWARFLAGDAEGARVEFAESLDISLALRHEEGIAYGLEAFVALKAAAGDAAGAGRLLGAAQTLRRRKGILNPGAFEFYMIPLGALREAGLGDEIDRAAAAGAELSVTDVLGDVRD; encoded by the coding sequence TCGAGCTCGGCGCGCGCCCGCACCCGCCCCGCGATCTGTACCGGTCGTACCTCGCGCAGAGCGACGTGTTCCTGGGCATCTACGGCGAGAGCTACGGATGGGTCGCCCCCGATGAGCAGGTGTCCGGGCTCGAGGACGAGTATCTGCTGTCGGGCGACCTGCCGAGCCTCATCTACATCAAGGACCCCGCACCGCAGCGGGACGAGCGGCTGACGGGTCTGCTGGGGCGCATCCAGGACGACGACCGCGTGTCGTTCCTGCAGTACTCGACGCCCGAGCAGCTGGGCGAGTACATCCGGCGCGACCTGGCGACGATGCTCGCCGAGCGGTTCGTCGCCGTGGAGGACCGCAGCACGCTCGCCGACGAGGCACCGGCGACACCGACGATCTCTGCGTCGGATCTCCCCGTGCGGTACTCCCCCATCATCGGGCGGGATGCCGACCTCGCCGCGGTGCGCGGCATGCTCGCCGATCCGTCGGCGCGACTCATCACGATCCAGGGTCCCGGAGGCATCGGGAAGTCGCGCTTCGCCATCGAGATCGCCCACGAGGAGGCCGGCGCCGGGCGCGATGTCGCGTTCGCCGGACTCGAGGCCGTCACGTCGCCGCAGAACGTCATCGCCGCGCTCGCGCGCGCGCTCGGCGTGCGCGACGCCGCGAATCAGGGGTCTCTGGAAGACAAGCTCGCGGACGCCGTGGGCGGGCGCGAGGTGCTGCTCGTGGTCGACAACATGGAGCAGGTGCTCGATGCCGCGTCCACGCTGGTGCGGCTCCTCGCCGAAGCGCCCTCCCTGCGGCTGCTCGTGACGAGCCGCTCGCCGCTGCGCGTGCGGGCGGAGCGCGTGTACGAACTCGGAGCGCTCGCCATGCCCCGGCGCGACGCCGACGCCGACGAGGCGACCCGCACCCCGGCCGTCGCTCTGTTCGCGGAGCGGGCGGCCGCGGTGCGCCCGGGGTTCGCGGTCACCGACGACAACGTCGGAGCGGTGACGGCCGTGTGCCGCGCCCTCGACGGCGTGCCCCTGGCGATCGAGCTGGCCGCGGCGCGCACGCGGTCGCTGTCGACGCGCGATCTGCTGCGCCGCCTGGATTCGTCGCTGTCGCTGCTGGTGTCGGGACCGCGCGATCTGCCGGAGCGCCAGCGGGCGCTGCGCACGACGATCCAGTGGAGCGTGGATCTGCTCGATGACGAGGCCCATGCGGCGCTGCTCGCCCTCTCGGTGTTCCGGGGACCGTTCAGTCTCGAGTCGGCCGAACGACTGCTCGACCTGCTCGAGACGCCCGACCCGCTCGGGGCGATCGAGGCGCTGGTCGACTCGAGCCTGCTCAGCCGTGCCGACCGCGGCGCGACGCCGCGATTCCGGATGCTGGCGGTGGTGCGCGCCTATGCGGCCGAGCTCCTGTCCCCGCCCGACGCGGCCGCGGCGCACGCCGCGTGGATCGAGGTCTATGAAGAGCTCGCGACGCGCGCCGAGAAGGGCCTGCGGGGCGAGGACCAGATCGCGTGGCTCGCGGGGCTCGAGGCCGAGGCGTCGAACCTCGCCGGCGTCATGCGCGCACAGCTGGACGACCGCAGACTCGACGAGGCCGCGTCGCACGCGTGGCTGCTGTACTTGTTCCTGTGGATCGGCGGCTATCTCGGCATCGAACGCGACTGGATGGCGGAGCTGCTCGACATCGCCGAGCGCGACGGAGTCCCGATCGAGGACCGCACCCGCGCGATCGCGCTCTACCACGTCAACGCCGTGCAGTTCTGGCAGGACCCCGATTACGACGCGAGGCCGGGTATGACCGAGTCGCGCGATCTGTTCGCGCGGGCCGGGGATGAGGCCGGCGCCGCCCTCGCGGGCGTCTCGGTGGGCCTGGCGCTGCTGGCGCGCCGCGATCCGGCGCTGTTCCCGAGCGCCATCGCCGAACTCGAGGGCAGCCTCGCGCGCTATCGCTCGATCGACCACACGTGGGGCATGGCGATGGCGCTCGTGACCCTCGGGCGGATCGCCCTCCTCGCGGGCGACGTCGCCACCGCCCGCACCCGGTGCGAGGAGAGCCTCGCGCTGGCGCGCTCGGCGGGCGAGAGGGTGGGCATCGTGATCGCCCAGAACCACGTGGGATGGGCGAGGTTCCTCGCCGGCGACGCCGAGGGAGCGCGCGTGGAGTTCGCCGAGTCGCTCGACATCTCGCTCGCGCTGCGCCACGAAGAGGGCATCGCCTACGGGCTCGAGGCGTTCGTCGCGCTCAAGGCGGCCGCCGGCGACGCCGCCGGCGCGGGGCGTCTGCTCGGGGCCGCCCAGACGCTGCGACGCCGCAAGGGCATCCTCAACCCCGGCGCGTTCGAGTTCTACATGATCCCGCTCGGCGCGCTGCGCGAGGCCGGCCTCGGCGACGAGATCGACCGGGCCGCCGCGGCGGGAGCCGAACTGTCCGTGACCGACGTGCTGGGGGACGTACGTGACTGA